One window from the genome of Breoghania sp. L-A4 encodes:
- a CDS encoding nickel/cobalt transporter encodes MTPHDFRVAVAGVVVLALAIIVCAADPAVAARSPLGVGLPDASSSMGAGGPLAGFFAYVAAKQAAFYRELTATLALLKTDGRAFWLLGGLSFAYGVFHAAGPGHGKAVISSYILASEETVKKAVVLSFAAAMAQGVTAVVLIGIAAIILNMTSIAITRTTEIFEIGSYAMITALGAWLVWGKVLRPIWARASVLQFVPAAAGHAHGHDHVHANGHNHEHAHDHGPGEVCSSCGHSHAPDPTMLQGEMTLAKAWSVVLAVGLRPCSGALIVLVFALSQGLLAAGIAATFAMALGTGLTVAALASLAVGAKGLAMRFAGEGSGLAVTVHRTIEILGAVVVLLLGLILLIAALGWD; translated from the coding sequence GTGACGCCTCATGACTTTCGTGTGGCCGTGGCTGGCGTCGTCGTGCTGGCATTGGCTATTATTGTCTGTGCAGCCGATCCGGCAGTCGCGGCGCGCTCGCCGCTTGGCGTGGGCTTGCCCGATGCCTCTTCGTCCATGGGCGCAGGCGGGCCGCTGGCCGGGTTCTTCGCCTACGTGGCGGCCAAGCAGGCGGCGTTTTACCGGGAGCTGACGGCGACGCTGGCGCTGCTCAAGACCGATGGCCGCGCGTTCTGGCTGCTCGGTGGTCTGTCGTTCGCCTATGGCGTGTTCCATGCCGCGGGTCCCGGGCACGGCAAGGCGGTGATCTCGTCCTACATTCTGGCCAGCGAAGAGACGGTGAAAAAGGCCGTGGTGCTGTCGTTCGCCGCCGCCATGGCGCAGGGCGTCACCGCCGTCGTGCTGATCGGCATCGCCGCCATCATCCTCAACATGACCTCGATCGCCATCACCAGGACCACCGAGATTTTCGAGATCGGCTCCTACGCGATGATCACCGCACTGGGCGCTTGGCTGGTGTGGGGCAAGGTGTTGCGGCCGATATGGGCGCGTGCGTCCGTTTTGCAGTTCGTGCCCGCCGCGGCCGGTCATGCGCACGGGCATGATCACGTTCACGCTAACGGGCATAATCATGAGCATGCGCATGATCACGGGCCTGGAGAGGTCTGCTCGAGCTGCGGCCATTCCCATGCGCCGGACCCAACGATGCTGCAGGGCGAGATGACGCTGGCCAAGGCGTGGTCGGTTGTTCTTGCGGTGGGCTTGCGGCCGTGCTCCGGCGCGCTGATCGTGCTGGTATTCGCGCTTTCGCAAGGCCTGCTCGCCGCCGGCATCGCCGCGACCTTCGCCATGGCGCTGGGCACCGGACTGACGGTCGCGGCCCTTGCCAGTCTCGCCGTGGGCGCCAAGGGGCTGGCGATGCGGTTCGCCGGCGAGGGCAGCGGGCTCGCGGTCACCGTCCACCGGACGATCGAGATCCTCGGCGCGGTGGTCGTGCTGCTGCTGGGGCTGATCCTGCTGATCGCGGCGCTGGGCTGGGACTAA
- a CDS encoding DUF1007 family protein → MTSGADIWHQTTQRRLRADNLRPIYFRFWRDAVGHSPRIIVAHVRLAGRFRPATTPPGRCRIVRRALSQGRGISRIEMAIAQKTASGIATGFDHDRADSERHTKGGAAKGRSPCASPRPRFRRLRAARVDAADNSVAPCHGVGDLEAMKPLPTFFSRMAVVASLLFAIGSPAWAHPHVFVEARSEIVFNDKVEVVAVRHIWRFDAAFTSFAIQGLDTDGDGKLSQDELAPLAKINMESLKDYEFFTYLDVGAAQAKFSEPEEYWLDFSDGRLTLFYTLPLEKPLAASKQRSELAVFDPEYFIAFEMTETDPFVLVDAAAGCKLETARAEAPDPATAAMLAQIPQDVRELPKEFQAVTETLSNNAVVRCP, encoded by the coding sequence TTGACGTCAGGAGCCGATATCTGGCATCAAACGACGCAACGGCGGCTACGGGCCGATAACCTGCGTCCCATATACTTTCGCTTCTGGCGCGATGCGGTCGGGCATTCACCGCGTATTATTGTTGCTCATGTGCGGTTGGCGGGCCGTTTCAGGCCGGCGACGACTCCGCCGGGCAGATGCCGGATCGTGCGACGGGCTTTGTCGCAGGGGCGCGGCATAAGTCGCATTGAAATGGCGATCGCGCAAAAGACGGCGAGTGGCATCGCGACCGGTTTCGACCATGACCGCGCCGATTCCGAGCGGCACACGAAGGGCGGTGCGGCGAAGGGGCGTAGTCCGTGCGCTTCGCCTCGGCCACGCTTTCGCCGTCTTCGCGCGGCACGGGTGGACGCTGCCGACAATTCGGTTGCGCCATGCCACGGTGTTGGCGATCTTGAGGCCATGAAGCCCTTGCCCACGTTTTTCTCTCGAATGGCCGTCGTGGCCAGCCTGCTTTTCGCAATCGGTTCGCCCGCCTGGGCGCATCCGCATGTGTTCGTGGAGGCGCGCTCGGAAATTGTCTTCAACGACAAGGTCGAGGTGGTCGCGGTGCGCCATATCTGGCGTTTTGACGCGGCGTTCACATCCTTTGCGATCCAGGGGCTGGACACCGACGGCGACGGCAAGCTGTCCCAAGACGAGCTTGCGCCGCTGGCCAAGATCAACATGGAGTCGCTGAAGGACTACGAGTTCTTCACGTATCTCGACGTGGGTGCGGCGCAGGCCAAGTTTTCCGAGCCCGAGGAATACTGGCTCGATTTCTCCGACGGCCGTCTGACGCTGTTCTACACGTTGCCGCTCGAAAAGCCGCTGGCGGCATCAAAGCAGCGCAGCGAACTCGCGGTCTTCGACCCTGAGTATTTCATCGCGTTCGAGATGACTGAGACCGATCCCTTCGTGCTCGTCGATGCGGCCGCGGGCTGCAAGCTGGAGACCGCGCGCGCCGAGGCGCCGGATCCCGCGACCGCGGCGATGCTGGCGCAGATCCCGCAGGACGTACGCGAGTTGCCCAAGGAATTCCAGGCGGTGACGGAAACCCTGTCCAACAATGCCGTGGTGAGATGTCCGTGA
- a CDS encoding DUF3309 family protein, with amino-acid sequence MSLGTILIIILVIFLLGGFSGRFGGYGYGFGHGGVGVIGIILIILVVLVLLGRI; translated from the coding sequence GTGTCACTCGGAACCATCCTCATTATCATCCTTGTCATTTTCTTGCTTGGCGGCTTCAGTGGTCGCTTCGGCGGCTATGGTTATGGCTTCGGTCATGGCGGCGTCGGTGTCATCGGCATCATCCTGATCATCCTCGTGGTCCTCGTACTGCTTGGGCGGATCTGA
- a CDS encoding TIGR00341 family protein, which yields MALRLLELVLQEKDSGDVRELLENCMVIEHRQIRLADGEVLVRILLDAEQSETVLDLLEKRYTGEEGNRVVMLPVEATLPRADAEPETPAAPEQSAPEEKTSERIGREELYEDIKNGAQLTRVYLAMVALSTVVAAIGLNHDSVAVIIGAMVIAPLLGPIVALSLGITLGDVSLLRHGLLTALAGVAAALALSVLIGMLLNVDSTLSELASRTRVGLGDIVLALASGCAGALAFTTGVSAALIGVMVAVALLPPLVTSGLLLGGGHPTLATGAFSLFLVNLICVNLAGVTTFWVQGIKPTTWLEKDRAVKATRIAIALSMVLLAVLVGMILLARKG from the coding sequence ATGGCGCTGCGCTTGCTCGAATTGGTGTTGCAGGAAAAGGATAGCGGCGACGTCCGCGAGCTTCTTGAGAATTGCATGGTGATCGAACACCGACAGATCCGGTTGGCGGACGGGGAAGTGCTGGTGCGCATCCTGCTGGATGCGGAGCAGAGCGAGACGGTGCTGGATTTGTTGGAGAAACGCTACACCGGCGAGGAGGGCAACCGGGTGGTGATGCTGCCGGTCGAAGCCACATTGCCACGCGCCGACGCGGAACCGGAAACGCCTGCTGCGCCCGAGCAATCAGCGCCCGAGGAAAAGACATCCGAGCGGATCGGCCGCGAGGAGTTATACGAGGACATCAAGAACGGCGCGCAACTGACGCGGGTCTATTTGGCGATGGTGGCGCTGTCCACAGTGGTGGCGGCCATTGGCCTGAATCACGACAGCGTGGCGGTCATCATCGGGGCCATGGTGATTGCGCCTCTGCTGGGACCAATCGTGGCGTTGTCGCTTGGCATCACGCTGGGCGATGTGTCGCTGCTTCGGCACGGGCTCCTGACGGCGCTGGCGGGGGTTGCTGCAGCGTTGGCGCTATCCGTGCTCATCGGCATGCTGCTGAACGTGGACTCAACATTGTCCGAATTGGCGTCGCGCACGCGAGTGGGTCTTGGCGACATCGTGCTGGCGCTGGCGTCGGGCTGCGCGGGCGCGTTGGCGTTCACGACAGGGGTATCGGCTGCCTTGATCGGCGTCATGGTCGCGGTGGCGTTGTTACCGCCGCTGGTGACGTCCGGTCTGCTGCTCGGCGGCGGACATCCCACCTTGGCCACGGGCGCCTTCTCGCTGTTTTTGGTGAACTTGATTTGTGTGAACCTGGCAGGTGTGACGACGTTTTGGGTACAAGGCATCAAGCCGACGACATGGTTGGAAAAGGATCGGGCCGTGAAGGCCACGCGCATTGCCATTGCGCTGTCGATGGTGCTGTTGGCAGTACTGGTCGGCATGATCCTGCTGGCACGCAAGGGTTGA
- a CDS encoding Glu/Leu/Phe/Val dehydrogenase dimerization domain-containing protein — translation MWPYASPHEALTDALRLSRGMTYKNALAGLDLGGGKSVIIADPKHDKTPELLRAFGHHVESLGGRYITAEDVGINSADMEIVSSITPHALGTKATGLGDPSPYTALGVFTGLKAAVAHRRGDDDLAGLSVCVQGLGNVGFGVARLLHDAGARLIVADIDGVAVARAVAEFGARVTDPRDAHKAPADVFCPCALGAGLNARTIPELRAGIIAGAANNQLAGEADGAALREAGILYAPDYAINAGGVISIALGKPDEDDTIVRKAVLAIGDTLTAIFRRADAENRPTQAVADSLAEERLNAAPRPA, via the coding sequence ATGTGGCCCTACGCATCGCCGCACGAGGCGCTGACGGATGCTTTGCGCCTGTCGCGCGGCATGACCTACAAGAACGCGCTGGCAGGGCTGGATCTCGGTGGCGGCAAATCGGTGATCATCGCCGATCCTAAACACGACAAGACGCCCGAACTGCTGCGCGCCTTCGGCCATCACGTCGAGAGTCTCGGCGGCCGCTACATCACGGCGGAAGACGTCGGCATCAACAGTGCTGATATGGAAATCGTCTCCTCGATCACCCCGCATGCCCTGGGCACCAAGGCCACCGGCCTGGGCGATCCCTCACCCTATACCGCGCTGGGTGTCTTCACAGGCCTGAAGGCCGCGGTGGCGCACCGGCGCGGCGACGATGATCTCGCCGGCCTCTCCGTCTGCGTCCAGGGCCTGGGCAACGTGGGCTTCGGCGTCGCCCGGCTGCTGCACGACGCCGGCGCCCGGCTGATCGTCGCCGATATCGATGGCGTGGCGGTTGCGCGCGCGGTCGCGGAATTCGGCGCCAGGGTCACCGATCCGCGCGACGCGCACAAGGCTCCCGCCGATGTCTTCTGCCCCTGTGCGCTCGGCGCCGGCCTCAACGCGCGCACCATTCCCGAACTCCGCGCCGGCATCATTGCGGGCGCCGCCAACAACCAGCTCGCCGGAGAGGCCGACGGCGCGGCGCTGCGCGAGGCCGGTATTCTCTATGCACCGGACTACGCGATCAACGCCGGCGGCGTGATCTCGATCGCGCTTGGAAAGCCGGATGAGGATGACACGATTGTCCGCAAGGCGGTGCTGGCCATCGGCGACACGCTGACGGCGATCTTCCGCCGCGCGGATGCCGAGAACCGGCCCACCCAGGCGGTCGCGGATTCATTGGCCGAGGAGCGCCTGAACGCCGCCCCGCGGCCAGCATGA
- a CDS encoding LysR family transcriptional regulator has product MDAVTRMRCFIQVVDSEGFSAAARAMGRSKALVSKYISELEDELGVRLLNRTTRQISTTEAGLAYYREASDILQRIDDLQSLLRDTHQQARGQLRVSGPRALGDRDLARAIMEFMAQNPDISLDLRLEDRFVDMVEEGFDVAIRLTELADSSLIARKLAPFHLATVATPKVIAEHGRPMTPGDLAGVPFIIDTNYRFRNNLDYFVDGERKSISVRGRVEVNSAEAAREAALADLGFVRTPLFMIRKDLADGRLVAVLEEHENQATGIYAVYPHRKHLSGKVRAFVDFLVQWFDRERKRGLDC; this is encoded by the coding sequence ATGGATGCGGTGACCCGGATGCGCTGTTTTATCCAGGTGGTGGACTCGGAAGGGTTTTCCGCCGCAGCGCGGGCCATGGGGCGGTCCAAGGCGCTGGTCTCCAAATATATCAGCGAGCTGGAGGACGAGCTTGGCGTGCGGCTTCTCAACCGCACGACGCGGCAGATCTCGACGACGGAAGCCGGGCTGGCCTACTATCGCGAAGCGTCCGACATCCTGCAGCGGATAGACGATCTGCAGTCGCTGCTGCGCGACACCCACCAGCAGGCGCGCGGGCAGTTGCGCGTGTCGGGTCCGCGCGCGCTGGGGGACCGGGATCTGGCCCGCGCGATCATGGAATTCATGGCGCAGAACCCCGACATCTCGCTGGACCTGAGACTTGAGGACCGCTTTGTCGACATGGTCGAGGAAGGGTTCGACGTGGCGATCCGGCTGACGGAACTGGCCGATTCAAGTCTGATTGCGCGCAAGCTGGCGCCGTTCCATCTGGCCACGGTGGCCACGCCGAAGGTGATCGCGGAACACGGCCGCCCGATGACGCCGGGCGATCTCGCGGGCGTTCCCTTCATCATCGACACCAACTACCGCTTCCGCAACAATCTGGATTATTTCGTCGACGGTGAGCGCAAGAGCATTTCGGTGCGCGGCCGGGTGGAGGTCAACAGCGCGGAAGCGGCGCGGGAGGCGGCGCTGGCGGACCTCGGCTTCGTGCGTACCCCGCTGTTCATGATCCGCAAGGATCTGGCGGACGGCCGGCTTGTGGCCGTTCTGGAGGAACACGAGAACCAGGCGACGGGCATCTACGCCGTCTATCCGCACAGAAAGCATCTCTCGGGCAAGGTGCGCGCCTTCGTTGACTTTCTGGTGCAGTGGTTCGACCGTGAACGCAAGCGCGGACTGGACTGCTAA